The sequence CAGTAAATGAGGTTAGTATTTGGTTAATCATCAAAAGCCTACTATAGCTATCTTTGGGGGGAGTTTTGACCCTCCGCATAAAGGACACCAACTAATCGTTGAAAAAGCTGTAGAAAAGTTACAAATTGATCAACTGTTAGTCGTACCTGCCTATCTGAACCCTTTTAAAACATCTACACTGGCTGATGCTCCTACACGGCTTGCATGGTGTCATACACTATTTGACCCTATTGAGCGTGTGAAAGTAGATGACTATGAGATCAAAGAAGGTAAAAGTACAGTCACCTCACAAAGTGTAAAACATTTTAACCAAAGATACCATGTCAAGTATCTGATCATAGGATCTGACAACCTGTCAACATTGACAAAATGGCATGCATTCGAATGGCTGAATGAAACAATAACTTGGGTTATAGCAACACGGGACGATCATCATTTAGAGACGGATGAACTTAAAAACTGGAAGCTTCTGCATATAGATGCCCCTATAAGTTCAACCCAAATAAGAGAAGAGAAAGATTTACAATTTATTGACGGAAAGATCAGAGAATCTGTCAAGCATATATTAGAAAGGCCACACCATATGACAATAGACGAAAGAATAGAAAATATCGTAAAAGTACTTGACGATAAGAAAGCTGAAGAGATAGAAGTATTTAACCTTGATGATGCAGATTATATAGCAAAACGTGTAGTGATCGCAAACTCACTCAATCCTAAACACACCCTTGCACTTTTTGACCATCTAAAAACGGAGCTTAAAAAACAAGGAGATACATTTCTTGCATCAGACTCAAGTGATGAGTGGTCCGTAGCTGACCTTGGAGATATACTTATCCATATCATGATACCTGAATACAGACAACGCTATTCACTTGAAACATTTTTAAATGAACTCGTTGAGAATCAGAAGAAACAGGATAGCGATCTAGCATAAAGATCAATGCGCAGGGAGTATTCCCTCGTGCCCCGATCCTGTTAACCACTCCATTAACAAAAACAATCCAATAGTCACCAGCGGTGAAAAGATCACCCACCCGATATATCGGTCTTTTACAAGATAGAGTATCAATCCACCCCATGAAACAATCATCAATATCATATGTGCCAGATATAGGGGCATGACCTGTCGTGTTACATTTCCCATAACTGCCAATGCAATGATCACGCCAAACGTAAGAAACGCTATCAAAAGTTTTTTGAGGTTTTTGCTTCGATAATACTGAAAAAATATGATGCCCAGCGTAGCAAAGATCGCTAGAATAATGAGTGCTTTCATACGTACTTCTCCCTTTGAAGCGGCAAAATCCCTTCAAAATTTTGCCAAACGTTGTAGATATTATAGCTTATCGACAGTCTCGATCCCGAGTATATCCAATCCTTGTTTGATCGTCTTAGCTGTCAGATCAGCCAAGAGTAATCGACTCATCTTTGTTGCTTCATCCACACCCTCTTTGAGTATAGGGTTCTGTTCATAGAAACGCATGAATAACGTTGCCAACTCATAGAGATAGGTTGTGATCTGGTTAGGTGCGGCATCCACTGCTGCACGGTTCAGTATATCTTCAAAACGCAGGATCATTGTAGCAAGTCTATGCTCCAATGCATCGCCGATAACAATATCTCCCTCCACTGGGCCGCCATACTTTCTGAAGATACTTTGAATCCTTGCATAGGCATACTGCATATAGAGCGACGTGTTACCCTCAAAACTCAACATCTTATCCCAGTTGAAAATATAGTTGGATTCACGGT is a genomic window of Sulfurovum sp. XGS-02 containing:
- the nadD gene encoding nicotinate (nicotinamide) nucleotide adenylyltransferase, with translation MVNHQKPTIAIFGGSFDPPHKGHQLIVEKAVEKLQIDQLLVVPAYLNPFKTSTLADAPTRLAWCHTLFDPIERVKVDDYEIKEGKSTVTSQSVKHFNQRYHVKYLIIGSDNLSTLTKWHAFEWLNETITWVIATRDDHHLETDELKNWKLLHIDAPISSTQIREEKDLQFIDGKIRESVKHILERPHHMTIDERIENIVKVLDDKKAEEIEVFNLDDADYIAKRVVIANSLNPKHTLALFDHLKTELKKQGDTFLASDSSDEWSVADLGDILIHIMIPEYRQRYSLETFLNELVENQKKQDSDLA